A single genomic interval of Sulfurovum sp. TSL6 harbors:
- a CDS encoding glycosyltransferase, protein MKIAYFINTFKSINWGGQATSSGIEYMLNHTYPEAQFVPLDLPVLPFKKIKILRKYYEYKLVKSIMMDDLEQVYYYLKKMNISSTLFDGFSHICFNGEGAVHSKSGHIRVFMGLLYIAKKQGKVVAAINQTIDLNDEPILEAVLSKVYNSVDFVSVREPISYEYAIKIGIRNVKLIPDAVYGLPKMDKYEINEIVSKYQVPDRYITVTGSSILKRDKKSLIQVKKIIQYLQEYFHMPIVFMANAKTDIWIAHKLENEFNLTIIEPPTKYQDAMAIIANAEILVGGRQHPNIFAYIYEVPYVPFSGNTFKNEGVAKLQNYPLVPLSWNTNKYKLFNAIEKVYKNKNIFPTVYIDDFKIFGESLNSSPSVNSKSIAIVVTNLAGSGGEKVAMAQAKLFREKGHYVVLFLLEDVQTYDTSHFDFPIVALTKYKNMYKGLGKVGDYTYAKILESKMKQFGEFDIVFSNLPRADRAVKLLNHSNKYFVIHTSYRTEIDKFKSLRANNKLKLYREIYHNENLVTISRGMIEDFHELGIHYKSIKTIYNPFDIQEIRKKGYEEVALDYEYIISASAFRKGKRYDMMLDAFKMVKKDIKLLILSKANTKLKEMIKERGLEDKVVIAGFQQNPYKYIKNARLLLLSSDREGLPTVVIESLILGTPVISTDCPTGPREILTDELADWLVPVGDPQALAIKIDEAFASDICIKDESIEKFDQETIYHEYKTLWDK, encoded by the coding sequence ATGAAAATCGCATACTTTATTAATACATTCAAATCAATTAATTGGGGTGGCCAGGCAACTTCTTCTGGAATTGAGTATATGCTTAATCATACTTATCCTGAAGCTCAATTTGTACCACTTGATTTACCTGTTTTACCCTTTAAAAAGATTAAAATATTAAGAAAGTATTATGAGTATAAATTAGTTAAATCAATCATGATGGATGATCTTGAGCAAGTGTATTATTATTTAAAAAAAATGAATATATCAAGTACATTATTTGATGGTTTCTCTCATATATGTTTTAATGGTGAGGGTGCAGTTCATTCTAAGTCAGGACATATTAGAGTGTTCATGGGACTGCTTTATATTGCGAAAAAGCAAGGTAAGGTTGTAGCAGCAATAAATCAAACTATAGATCTTAATGATGAACCAATACTTGAAGCAGTTTTAAGTAAAGTGTACAATAGTGTTGATTTTGTGTCAGTTAGAGAGCCTATTTCTTATGAGTATGCAATAAAAATAGGTATAAGGAATGTGAAACTAATTCCTGATGCTGTTTATGGTTTACCGAAGATGGATAAGTATGAAATAAATGAAATAGTTTCAAAGTATCAAGTGCCAGATAGATATATTACAGTTACTGGCTCTTCCATTCTAAAAAGAGATAAGAAATCATTAATACAAGTTAAAAAAATTATACAATATCTTCAAGAATATTTTCATATGCCTATAGTATTTATGGCTAATGCCAAAACTGATATTTGGATAGCCCATAAATTGGAAAATGAATTTAACCTAACAATTATTGAACCCCCAACAAAATATCAAGATGCTATGGCAATCATTGCAAATGCTGAGATATTGGTGGGGGGACGGCAGCACCCCAATATCTTTGCATATATTTATGAAGTCCCTTATGTACCTTTTTCTGGAAATACATTTAAGAATGAGGGTGTAGCAAAGTTACAAAACTATCCATTAGTACCTTTATCATGGAATACCAACAAATATAAGTTGTTTAATGCTATTGAAAAAGTATACAAGAATAAAAATATTTTTCCAACAGTCTATATTGATGATTTTAAAATCTTTGGAGAATCATTAAATTCGAGTCCTTCTGTGAACTCTAAAAGTATAGCGATTGTAGTGACTAATTTGGCTGGAAGTGGCGGAGAAAAAGTTGCAATGGCACAAGCAAAACTTTTTAGAGAAAAAGGTCATTATGTTGTTTTATTTCTACTTGAAGATGTACAAACATATGATACAAGTCATTTTGATTTTCCCATTGTAGCCTTGACAAAATATAAAAATATGTATAAAGGTTTAGGTAAAGTTGGAGATTATACTTACGCTAAGATACTAGAATCAAAAATGAAACAATTTGGAGAATTTGACATAGTATTTTCCAATTTACCAAGAGCCGATAGGGCAGTGAAACTCTTAAATCATTCAAATAAATATTTTGTCATACATACGTCTTATAGAACTGAGATAGATAAATTTAAATCATTGCGTGCTAATAATAAATTAAAGCTATATAGAGAAATATATCATAATGAAAACCTCGTTACTATTTCAAGAGGAATGATAGAGGATTTTCATGAGTTAGGTATACATTATAAGAGTATTAAGACAATTTATAACCCATTTGATATTCAAGAAATTCGAAAAAAAGGATATGAAGAAGTTGCATTAGACTATGAATATATCATTTCTGCATCTGCGTTTAGAAAAGGAAAAAGATACGATATGATGCTTGATGCATTTAAAATGGTAAAAAAAGATATTAAGTTGTTAATTCTTTCTAAAGCAAATACAAAACTGAAAGAGATGATTAAAGAAAGAGGACTTGAAGATAAAGTTGTAATTGCAGGGTTTCAACAAAATCCATATAAATATATTAAAAATGCTAGATTATTACTATTGTCATCTGACAGGGAAGGATTACCTACTGTAGTCATAGAATCTTTGATTTTAGGTACTCCTGTGATCAGTACAGATTGTCCTACTGGACCACGTGAAATTTTAACTGATGAATTGGCAGATTGGCTAGTTCCTGTTGGGGACCCTCAAGCTTTGGCTATTAAAATAGATGAAGCCTTTGCATCTGATATTTGCATTAAAGATGAGAGTATTGAAAAGTTTGACCAAGAGACTATATATCATGAGTATAAAACATTATGGGACAAATAA
- a CDS encoding glycosyltransferase codes for MRICQILAGDEEGGLEKHFEELCNRLVSCHEIHVIAHEKYRKRFDPKIIFHALDLSKGRRNLVILYKLRKIINDIHPDILHAHANKAVDMIVSIKHFLHPSIKIIATLHSKKRNLKGFERFDHVIGVSHEVLKDLKNPHQSVIYNGIELTHIEKDPKYLSQFGIKDEFVISAVGRLEKVKNFPLLIRAIKDLDVKLIIVGEGSEAESLKHLVKELGIEDKVVFTGFREDVLNIIVNSDICAISSEREGFSYVMAEALLLSIPVVSTDVGDMKKILPNVFVVPVNDEKKLTDTLHWMQENYQSVLENYEQSFHFAGENFTLDAMVKQVLNSYDKVVKG; via the coding sequence ATGAGAATATGTCAAATTTTAGCCGGTGATGAAGAAGGTGGATTGGAGAAACACTTTGAAGAATTATGCAATAGATTGGTATCTTGTCATGAAATTCATGTTATAGCCCATGAAAAGTATAGAAAACGTTTTGATCCAAAAATAATTTTTCATGCACTTGACCTTTCTAAAGGTCGTAGAAATCTTGTTATTCTCTACAAATTACGAAAAATTATCAACGATATTCATCCAGATATTCTTCATGCTCATGCAAATAAAGCTGTGGATATGATAGTATCTATCAAACATTTTTTGCATCCATCAATAAAAATAATCGCTACATTACACAGTAAAAAACGTAATCTTAAAGGCTTTGAACGTTTTGATCATGTTATCGGTGTTTCACATGAAGTTTTGAAAGATTTGAAAAATCCTCATCAGAGTGTCATCTATAATGGTATTGAATTGACACATATAGAGAAAGATCCCAAGTACTTATCACAGTTTGGGATTAAAGATGAGTTTGTTATTTCTGCAGTTGGAAGGCTTGAAAAAGTTAAAAACTTCCCTTTATTGATTCGTGCTATTAAAGATTTGGATGTAAAGCTTATTATCGTAGGGGAGGGCAGTGAAGCCGAATCACTCAAGCATCTAGTGAAAGAGCTAGGTATAGAAGATAAAGTAGTATTTACTGGTTTTAGAGAAGATGTACTCAATATTATTGTTAATTCAGATATCTGTGCAATTAGCTCAGAGAGAGAAGGTTTTTCTTATGTTATGGCAGAAGCATTACTGTTGAGTATTCCAGTTGTATCTACAGATGTGGGAGATATGAAAAAGATTTTACCCAATGTGTTTGTGGTACCTGTAAATGATGAAAAAAAATTGACTGATACTTTACATTGGATGCAAGAAAATTATCAAAGTGTTTTAGAAAATTACGAACAAAGTTTTCACTTTGCAGGTGAAAACTTTACATTGGATGCTATGGTAAAACAAGTTTTAAATAGTTATGACAAGGTTGTAAAGGGATGA
- a CDS encoding ELM1/GtrOC1 family putative glycosyltransferase, whose amino-acid sequence MKKVLILSDGRPGHFNQSLAVAEAMKKLDVVEVKYIEVKIKKFGKYFLRAFLNAGLGQKLCEGSYLLKFIHLLYEGYTWDKEPDIIISAGKDTSLLNALLALTYGSKNFFIGHPKKLDHHLFTAVFTVLDLGFDNQIVLDVAPTLSYSGDLNEFANKYGLDLQSEYYTLLIGGDGSGYQYDEEDIEKLITFVNATADKVKWLVTTSRRTPVAYEEKMEKEMKAECFIAYHKNPQKVVAGFLELSSAVFVTEESASMVSEGVASRKPVVTLVPKIHDADRNYAEILDKFQKEGRIRREKMSLLNTKVLDPNLFVPLERTSIDEIAEKLSEIGVCGK is encoded by the coding sequence ATGAAAAAGGTATTAATATTAAGTGATGGTAGACCGGGACATTTTAACCAAAGCCTTGCCGTGGCTGAAGCTATGAAAAAACTTGATGTAGTAGAAGTGAAATATATAGAAGTAAAAATTAAAAAATTTGGAAAATATTTTTTACGTGCATTCTTAAATGCAGGCCTAGGTCAAAAACTATGTGAAGGTTCTTATTTGTTGAAGTTTATTCATCTGTTATATGAAGGATATACTTGGGATAAGGAACCAGACATTATCATTTCTGCGGGAAAAGATACCTCTTTACTGAATGCTTTGCTGGCCTTAACATATGGAAGTAAAAACTTTTTTATAGGGCATCCTAAAAAATTAGACCATCACCTTTTTACTGCTGTTTTTACTGTTTTAGATTTAGGGTTTGATAACCAGATTGTTTTGGATGTGGCACCGACACTTTCATATAGTGGTGATTTGAATGAATTTGCAAATAAATACGGTCTTGATCTCCAAAGTGAGTATTATACACTCTTGATAGGAGGTGATGGTTCAGGATATCAGTATGATGAAGAAGATATTGAGAAACTCATTACTTTTGTCAATGCTACAGCAGACAAGGTGAAGTGGCTGGTCACGACGTCACGACGAACTCCTGTAGCGTATGAAGAAAAAATGGAAAAAGAGATGAAAGCAGAATGTTTTATTGCTTACCATAAAAATCCACAAAAAGTTGTTGCAGGCTTTTTGGAACTTAGCAGTGCAGTCTTTGTTACAGAAGAGAGCGCCTCTATGGTGAGTGAAGGAGTAGCCTCCAGAAAGCCTGTAGTGACACTGGTTCCAAAAATTCATGATGCCGATAGAAACTATGCTGAGATATTAGATAAATTTCAAAAAGAGGGTCGAATAAGAAGAGAAAAGATGAGTTTACTGAATACAAAGGTTTTAGATCCAAATTTATTTGTTCCGCTAGAAAGAACATCTATTGATGAGATTGCAGAAAAACTTAGTGAAATTGGAGTATGTGGAAAATGA
- a CDS encoding glycosyltransferase family 4 protein encodes MKIVQLLPELNEGGVERGTMELSRELVKLGHESIVISAGGKLEEQIKKDGGIHITFDVCSKNPLTVPLRMIQLRKILRALDPDILHARSRVPAWLTYLANKKLHIPFVTTVHGFNSVSSYSAIMAKGDSVICVSSAIKTYIQEHYQTEEKKITVIPRGIDLEKFNPQNLDQTFIEDFKKEYHLEDKRIITTVGRITQLKDHQTFIRAIDLLKKNDPNIIGLIVGGIREDKQEYFHSLEGLVKELGLEENIIFTGSQNKVAEIYALSDVVVSSSKKPESFGRSVAEALALNTPVVATNHGGVLDIIVEGGNGFFYPVGESEVLAKTIERCRNLEFDGYHYITANFSLQKMIQSTLHVYKRLV; translated from the coding sequence GTGAAGATCGTACAGTTATTACCAGAACTGAATGAAGGCGGTGTGGAACGCGGTACGATGGAGTTGAGTCGTGAATTAGTAAAGTTGGGGCATGAGAGTATTGTGATCAGTGCTGGGGGGAAGCTGGAAGAGCAGATCAAAAAAGACGGTGGTATACATATCACTTTTGATGTCTGTTCCAAAAATCCTTTGACTGTACCTTTGCGTATGATTCAATTACGAAAAATCTTGAGAGCATTAGATCCTGATATCCTTCATGCACGAAGCAGAGTACCGGCGTGGCTGACGTATCTTGCAAATAAAAAACTCCACATTCCTTTTGTGACCACAGTTCATGGATTCAATAGTGTAAGTTCCTATAGTGCTATCATGGCAAAAGGCGACAGCGTGATTTGTGTGAGTAGTGCCATCAAAACGTATATTCAAGAACATTACCAGACAGAAGAGAAGAAAATCACCGTGATCCCCAGAGGGATAGACTTAGAAAAATTCAATCCTCAAAATCTTGATCAAACATTTATCGAAGATTTTAAAAAAGAGTATCATTTAGAAGATAAACGAATCATCACAACGGTAGGACGTATCACGCAACTCAAAGACCATCAGACCTTTATCCGTGCGATTGATTTACTGAAAAAAAATGATCCAAACATTATAGGTTTGATCGTTGGTGGGATACGTGAAGATAAACAGGAGTATTTCCATTCTTTGGAAGGTTTGGTTAAAGAGTTAGGTTTAGAGGAGAATATTATCTTTACTGGTTCACAAAATAAAGTTGCTGAAATCTATGCTTTAAGTGATGTAGTGGTCAGCAGTTCTAAAAAACCAGAGAGCTTTGGTAGAAGTGTAGCTGAAGCTTTGGCGCTTAATACACCGGTTGTTGCAACAAATCATGGTGGAGTATTGGATATTATTGTAGAAGGTGGAAATGGTTTCTTTTATCCGGTTGGTGAAAGTGAAGTATTAGCTAAGACTATTGAGAGATGTAGAAATTTAGAATTTGATGGATATCACTATATTACTGCAAATTTTTCACTGCAAAAAATGATACAAAGCACGCTACATGTTTATAAGAGGCTAGTATGA
- the hisA gene encoding 1-(5-phosphoribosyl)-5-[(5-phosphoribosylamino)methylideneamino]imidazole-4-carboxamide isomerase, translated as MTILPAIDLKDGKAVRLSKGLMESAKIYSDEPWQVAKRFEELGSEWVHLVDLNGAFAGKPENLEQIRQIREHCNLKLELGGGIRDEETIKMYLELGIDRLILGSIAVKDAQFVKDMAAKYPIVVGIDAIDGMVAVEGWGEVSDMKATDLAREFANAGVQAIICTDVGRDGMMTGVNVDFTLEIQKASGLETIASGGLKDMTDINALIDAGIDGTIVGKAFYEGTLDLEEAFKVSNAR; from the coding sequence ATGACAATACTACCAGCAATTGACCTTAAAGACGGTAAAGCAGTAAGACTAAGCAAAGGGCTTATGGAGTCTGCAAAAATTTACTCGGATGAACCTTGGCAAGTGGCTAAACGATTTGAAGAACTTGGGTCTGAATGGGTTCACCTTGTTGACCTTAACGGTGCCTTCGCAGGTAAGCCTGAGAACCTGGAGCAGATCAGACAAATTCGTGAGCACTGCAACCTCAAACTTGAACTGGGCGGCGGTATCCGTGATGAAGAGACCATCAAGATGTATTTGGAACTGGGTATCGATAGATTGATCTTGGGTTCTATCGCTGTAAAAGATGCACAATTTGTTAAAGATATGGCAGCAAAATACCCTATCGTTGTGGGTATCGATGCGATAGACGGTATGGTAGCCGTAGAAGGCTGGGGAGAAGTGAGTGACATGAAAGCCACTGACCTAGCACGGGAATTTGCCAATGCAGGTGTACAAGCCATTATCTGTACCGATGTAGGCCGTGACGGAATGATGACGGGGGTTAATGTAGATTTTACGCTGGAAATTCAAAAGGCTTCAGGACTTGAAACGATCGCATCTGGCGGATTAAAAGATATGACAGATATCAATGCTCTTATTGATGCGGGCATCGATGGTACGATTGTGGGTAAAGCCTTCTACGAAGGTACGCTTGACCTTGAAGAAGCATTTAAGGTATCTAATGCAAGATAA
- a CDS encoding polysaccharide deacetylase family protein: MYHMVRDAIPGKKFNSLRVSPKNFERQIKYLHDTRWHSYTMAEAIEKKEYLPQKSVVITFDDGYQDNLTNALPILQKYGFKATIYLVNDRHNRDWSGYRKAKNEGAGLKDEPKLADDEVRELLDSSLIEIGAHTLTHANLKNLDESESHREICTSKEQIEEQFQTVCQSFAYPFGLYEAKDEKIVADCGYTNAVTTEVGIADLHECDPFKIPRVTVSGKDNFFAFWLKLRMGKRGVKK, encoded by the coding sequence ATGTATCATATGGTACGTGATGCCATTCCTGGTAAAAAGTTTAATTCTCTGCGTGTTTCTCCTAAAAATTTTGAAAGGCAAATCAAGTATTTACATGATACTAGATGGCACTCCTATACAATGGCAGAAGCAATAGAAAAAAAGGAGTATCTGCCACAAAAAAGCGTGGTGATTACTTTTGATGATGGATACCAAGATAATTTAACAAATGCGCTCCCAATTTTACAAAAATATGGGTTTAAAGCAACCATATATTTAGTGAATGATCGTCATAATCGTGATTGGTCAGGGTATCGTAAAGCTAAAAATGAAGGGGCAGGACTTAAAGATGAGCCTAAACTTGCTGATGATGAGGTGAGAGAGCTGTTAGATAGTAGTTTGATAGAGATCGGAGCACATACTTTGACTCATGCAAATTTGAAAAATCTCGATGAATCAGAGAGCCATAGGGAGATATGTACTTCAAAAGAACAGATAGAAGAGCAGTTCCAAACAGTTTGTCAGAGTTTTGCCTATCCTTTTGGACTTTATGAGGCTAAAGATGAAAAGATCGTTGCAGATTGTGGTTATACCAATGCGGTGACAACAGAAGTAGGTATAGCAGATCTACATGAGTGTGATCCTTTTAAAATTCCTCGTGTGACGGTAAGTGGTAAAGATAATTTTTTTGCTTTCTGGTTAAAATTGCGTATGGGAAAACGGGGTGTGAAAAAATGA
- a CDS encoding ELM1/GtrOC1 family putative glycosyltransferase, whose translation MSRALILSDDRMGHLNQSLAFVKYSDLSHDVVSVKFRRKWYKFLSYIFDKIGIYTEKLFDIQIDKKYDLIVGTGSTTSYATKMLAKKMHAKSIAMMLPRGYRYDFDIIFAQSHDNPPKQNNIIEIPANFSYVEPKGLYQAKKKSIGIVIGGDNKIFTMSKEKLQAQLDTIVDAYKDHEIVITTSPRTSEEIEDLIESYAFDYEVIFSKNPINPIPDFLEQCETVFITGDSTSMISEAVSYGKANIVVLPLESKKENKFTRFIDTLEEEGYLHIFDGTIKSKNKKIAFKSYLEEVKL comes from the coding sequence GTGAGTAGAGCCCTTATCCTCAGTGATGACCGTATGGGGCATCTTAACCAATCGTTGGCATTTGTGAAATATTCAGATCTTTCTCATGATGTCGTATCTGTAAAGTTTAGACGTAAATGGTACAAGTTCCTGAGTTATATATTTGACAAAATAGGTATCTATACTGAAAAATTGTTTGATATTCAGATAGACAAGAAGTATGATCTAATTGTGGGGACAGGCTCTACAACTTCCTATGCAACTAAAATGCTAGCTAAAAAAATGCATGCTAAATCTATAGCGATGATGTTGCCTCGCGGATATCGTTATGATTTTGATATCATTTTTGCTCAAAGCCATGACAATCCGCCTAAGCAAAATAACATTATAGAAATACCTGCAAATTTTTCTTATGTGGAACCTAAAGGGTTATACCAGGCAAAGAAGAAATCCATAGGTATCGTTATTGGCGGGGACAATAAAATTTTCACTATGTCAAAAGAAAAACTACAAGCACAATTGGATACGATAGTTGACGCATACAAAGATCATGAGATTGTCATCACTACTTCTCCTAGAACAAGTGAAGAGATAGAAGATTTGATAGAGTCATATGCTTTTGATTATGAGGTAATATTTTCGAAAAATCCAATAAACCCTATCCCTGATTTTCTTGAGCAGTGTGAGACAGTGTTTATTACAGGTGACAGTACTTCGATGATATCTGAAGCAGTATCTTATGGTAAAGCTAATATTGTTGTTTTGCCTTTAGAGAGTAAAAAAGAAAATAAATTCACCCGATTCATAGATACTTTGGAAGAAGAGGGATATTTGCATATTTTCGATGGAACTATCAAGTCTAAAAATAAAAAAATAGCGTTTAAATCATACCTTGAAGAAGTAAAACTGTGA
- the hisH gene encoding imidazole glycerol phosphate synthase subunit HisH, with product MIGIVDYKMGNLASVINAFAKVGADATLESDPAKLNQYDKLILPGVGAYGDAMEHLRANGMDEAVIGFAASGKPLLGICLGMQLLFESSEEFAKDENGTQGLGLIPGKVVAFDEKKFDHPLKVPHMGWNELFQQKETAIFAGLNKDFYLYFVHSFHAVCDDQYVIGKTHYGYEFVSAVQNGNIYGIQPHPEKSHENGLKIIENFAKL from the coding sequence GTGATAGGAATCGTCGATTACAAGATGGGGAATCTTGCTTCTGTTATCAATGCTTTTGCGAAAGTTGGAGCTGATGCTACTTTAGAGAGTGACCCTGCTAAACTGAACCAGTATGACAAACTTATCTTACCTGGTGTAGGTGCATATGGTGATGCTATGGAACACTTAAGAGCAAATGGTATGGATGAAGCAGTCATTGGTTTTGCTGCTTCAGGGAAACCACTTTTGGGTATCTGTTTGGGCATGCAGTTGCTTTTTGAAAGTTCTGAAGAGTTTGCAAAAGATGAGAATGGTACACAAGGTTTGGGACTCATTCCGGGTAAGGTAGTCGCTTTTGATGAAAAGAAATTTGATCATCCTCTCAAAGTCCCGCATATGGGCTGGAATGAATTGTTTCAACAAAAAGAAACGGCTATTTTTGCTGGGCTAAATAAAGACTTTTATCTCTACTTTGTCCACTCATTCCATGCAGTATGTGACGACCAGTACGTCATAGGAAAAACACACTATGGCTATGAGTTTGTATCGGCCGTACAAAACGGAAACATTTACGGCATCCAACCACACCCTGAAAAAAGCCATGAAAATGGTTTAAAGATCATAGAAAATTTTGCAAAATTATAG
- a CDS encoding 50S ribosomal protein L11 methyltransferase, with protein sequence MQDKYYELTITLDDDFVDFIADFVANIYGEGLELGTGKIIVRSESDLTFVKDALVSLSGTLSNAIKMDYTLEEKENVDWIKTYQDSIQPIEAGKFYIFPSWYEPKEECINIKIDPALAFGSGHHATTFSCLEAISSYVDAGKSVIDVGCGSGILGLACKKLGANVELCDTDPLSVESCKENFALNEENYDKLWEGSVDKAEGSYDVVIANIIADVLRFIAKDLKSACKEDGLLILSGILDKKENLVVESFNELTLVQRILKDEWVTLVYKKEING encoded by the coding sequence ATGCAAGATAAGTATTATGAACTGACCATCACACTTGATGATGATTTTGTCGATTTTATAGCAGACTTCGTTGCCAATATTTATGGTGAAGGACTGGAACTTGGTACAGGAAAGATCATCGTACGAAGTGAATCTGATTTAACTTTCGTTAAAGATGCACTTGTATCATTGTCAGGTACTTTAAGTAATGCCATCAAAATGGACTATACACTCGAAGAGAAAGAAAATGTAGACTGGATAAAGACGTATCAGGATTCTATCCAACCTATAGAAGCTGGTAAGTTCTACATCTTTCCAAGCTGGTATGAGCCTAAAGAAGAATGTATCAATATTAAAATAGACCCTGCACTTGCTTTTGGTTCAGGACATCATGCAACAACATTTTCATGTTTAGAAGCAATAAGTTCTTATGTCGATGCCGGTAAGTCTGTCATAGATGTCGGTTGTGGTTCGGGTATTTTAGGTCTTGCTTGTAAAAAGCTGGGGGCAAACGTAGAACTTTGTGACACAGACCCTCTCTCTGTTGAAAGTTGTAAAGAAAATTTTGCACTCAATGAAGAAAACTATGACAAACTCTGGGAAGGGTCTGTAGATAAAGCAGAAGGTAGCTATGATGTGGTCATCGCAAATATCATAGCAGATGTACTCAGATTTATTGCGAAAGATTTAAAATCTGCCTGTAAAGAGGATGGACTATTGATACTTTCAGGTATTTTAGATAAAAAAGAAAACCTAGTGGTAGAATCATTTAATGAGCTGACACTGGTACAAAGAATACTTAAAGATGAGTGGGTCACACTCGTATATAAGAAGGAAATAAATGGCTAA
- a CDS encoding lysophospholipid acyltransferase family protein: MREKTEYSLVKLFLWLAKIAPKSFIYATMKGLTLLVYHLDKKRRNLTITNLTMAFPEKTSEEIKSLSKEVYSELSKTITEILLMFTGKFDIENAIKNRDEAKEKLQKLAENSPHGIVFMTAHFSNWELMAHFIAKNKLPMIVIGRKGNNRLIEDNITTPFREKYGNSAASKDKAMLLMMKRLKAKGNVGLLIDQKAGGSHSAKIDFFGKPAETTLSVASLKLKLDPLIVPVFVVRDCDGLYELVISEPVEYVADEIEDQQKKLEAMTLKYNQAIENIVKKYPSQWFWMHNRWRV; the protein is encoded by the coding sequence ATGAGAGAAAAAACAGAATATAGCTTGGTAAAACTATTTTTATGGTTGGCAAAGATAGCACCAAAATCATTTATCTATGCCACTATGAAAGGTCTTACCCTTCTTGTTTATCATTTGGATAAAAAAAGACGTAACCTTACAATCACAAATCTCACTATGGCATTTCCCGAGAAAACGTCTGAAGAGATAAAATCACTTTCTAAAGAAGTATATAGTGAACTCTCTAAAACCATTACTGAAATTCTGTTGATGTTTACAGGAAAGTTCGATATTGAAAATGCGATAAAAAACAGAGATGAAGCCAAAGAGAAATTACAAAAACTGGCAGAAAACAGCCCACATGGCATTGTCTTTATGACAGCACATTTCTCTAACTGGGAACTTATGGCGCACTTTATCGCAAAAAACAAACTTCCTATGATCGTCATAGGACGCAAGGGAAACAATAGACTGATAGAAGACAACATTACAACCCCGTTTCGTGAAAAATACGGGAACAGTGCTGCAAGCAAAGATAAAGCGATGCTGTTGATGATGAAAAGATTGAAGGCTAAGGGCAATGTAGGATTACTTATTGACCAAAAAGCGGGAGGTTCACACAGTGCGAAGATCGATTTCTTTGGCAAACCTGCTGAAACCACCTTATCTGTCGCTTCACTTAAATTGAAGCTGGATCCTTTAATTGTACCTGTTTTTGTAGTGAGAGACTGTGATGGGCTGTATGAGTTGGTTATCAGTGAACCTGTTGAGTATGTGGCCGACGAGATCGAAGATCAGCAGAAGAAGTTAGAAGCGATGACTTTGAAATACAATCAAGCTATAGAAAATATCGTAAAAAAATATCCTTCGCAATGGTTCTGGATGCATAACAGGTGGAGAGTGTGA